One window from the genome of Paramormyrops kingsleyae isolate MSU_618 chromosome 3, PKINGS_0.4, whole genome shotgun sequence encodes:
- the fgf8a gene encoding fibroblast growth factor 8 — protein MKILPSRLSYVFLHFFAFCYYAQVTIQSPPNFTQHVSEQSKVTDRVSRRLIRTYQLYSRTSGKHVQVLGNKKINAMAEDGDAFAKLIVETDTFGSRVRIKGAETGFYICMNKRGKLIGKRNGQGKDCVFTEIVLENNYTALQSAKYDGWYMAFTRRGRPRKGSRTRQHQREVHFMKRLPRGHHVAEHRPFDFINYPFNRRTKRTRHTGQR, from the exons ATGAAAATCCTACCATCAAGACTTAGCTATGT gtttcttcacttttttgcattttgctaCTACGCTCAG GTAACTATTCAGTCTCCGCCTAATTTTACGCAACATGTGAGCGAGCAGAGTAAAGTGACGGACCGGGTCAGCAGGAGACTTATTCGGACCTACCAGCTTTACAGCCGGACAAGTGGGAAACACGTCCAGGTCCTCGGAAACAAGAAAATCAACGCCATGGCCGAGGATGGAGAcgctttcg CTAAACTCATTGTGGAGACAGACACATTTGGAAGTCGGGTTCGAATTAAAGGAGCGGAGACGGGATTCTACATCTGCATGAACAAACGTGGGAAGCTGATTGGCAAG AGGAACGGCCAGGGCAAGGACTGCGTCTTCACGGAGATCGTCCTGGAGAATAACTACACGGCGTTACAGAGCGCCAAATACGACGGCTGGTACATGGCGTTCACCAGGCGCGGCAGGCCCAGGAAGGGCTCCCGGACCCGGCAGCACCAGCGGGAGGTCCACTTCATGAAGAGGCTGCCCCGGGGGCACCACGTCGCCGAGCACCGGCCATTCGACTTCATCAACTACCCTTTCAACCGACGGACTAAACGCACCCGCCACACGGGGCAGCGCTGA